From Paenibacillus graminis, a single genomic window includes:
- a CDS encoding type II secretion system F family protein — MNSRPRPGAGTPLGNPGAAAQLPDYTVYTLASWHKITAMLVGGTLLWAIGCLFYHNGLLSLLLVPGGAYAPRILRDYLHRRRRSALNLQFKQMLFSLSSSLSAGRSVENAFREAVQDLLMLDPEGDSDMISELNIICARMEYGQPVEEALNDFSKRAGMEDVERFADVFSVCKRTGGDLVEIVRRTSTIIGEKLDMQQEIAVSIAQKKFEAKALLVSPLIMVIFMSMTAGDYMEPMYTGAGIVISTLALGLLFLCSLWTSKIMNIPL, encoded by the coding sequence ATGAACAGCAGACCGCGGCCGGGGGCCGGTACACCGTTGGGGAACCCCGGCGCGGCGGCACAACTGCCCGACTATACCGTGTACACATTGGCTTCCTGGCACAAAATCACGGCGATGCTGGTTGGAGGAACGCTGCTCTGGGCGATTGGCTGCCTATTTTACCACAATGGGCTGCTGTCCCTGCTGCTGGTCCCGGGCGGGGCTTATGCGCCGCGAATACTGCGGGATTATCTTCATCGCCGTCGTCGTTCTGCGCTTAATCTGCAGTTTAAGCAGATGCTGTTTTCGCTTTCTTCTTCGTTGTCCGCCGGACGCTCTGTGGAGAATGCTTTTCGCGAAGCGGTGCAGGATCTGCTGATGCTTGACCCGGAGGGTGACAGCGATATGATCTCTGAGCTGAACATTATCTGTGCACGCATGGAGTATGGACAGCCGGTTGAAGAAGCCTTGAATGATTTCAGCAAACGGGCGGGCATGGAAGATGTCGAACGGTTCGCCGATGTATTCTCCGTCTGTAAACGGACCGGGGGCGACCTGGTAGAGATCGTGCGGCGGACTTCAACCATTATCGGGGAGAAGCTGGATATGCAGCAGGAGATTGCTGTCAGCATCGCCCAGAAGAAATTTGAGGCCAAGGCTTTGCTGGTTTCGCCGCTCATCATGGTGATATTCATGAGTATGACAGCTGGAGATTATATGGAGCCGATGTATACAGGTGCAGGCATCGTGATCTCTACGCTGGCTCTTGGGCTGCTTTTTCTATGCTCCCTGTGGACTTCCAAGATCATGAATATTCCACTGTAA
- a CDS encoding type II secretion system F family protein, whose amino-acid sequence MTWLCGAAALVLALGWGLLRLKCGSRYAGLRKLPMEGLRLRGLGEPFLWMIERWKLGRYFPSAMFRIQRSLQRTYGTRYSAERTLLFMGEMISYSWLFLTAGSVLTVLSGETAGTVLGTFLAVMLPAALVSDLHKKVRLREQNISFELPELLNSIVLLVGAGETVQRAIIRCVDSRKGDTSHPLYKELHQMTAEWDSGYSFQQAFENFSKRCAVQEVSLFTTTVLLNYRRGGADFVLALRDLSRMLWEKRKAISRTRGEQASSKLVFPMVVIFLIVIVLVGTPAFMMLKM is encoded by the coding sequence ATGACCTGGCTATGCGGCGCCGCCGCGCTGGTACTGGCACTTGGCTGGGGGCTGCTCCGTCTTAAATGCGGAAGCAGATACGCTGGACTGCGCAAGCTCCCTATGGAGGGGCTGCGGCTAAGAGGGCTGGGTGAGCCGTTTCTCTGGATGATCGAGAGATGGAAGCTGGGAAGATATTTTCCCTCTGCCATGTTCAGGATTCAGCGCTCCCTGCAGCGTACCTACGGAACGCGCTATAGCGCAGAGCGGACATTGCTCTTTATGGGGGAGATGATCAGCTACAGCTGGCTGTTCCTGACAGCCGGAAGTGTGCTGACGGTGTTAAGCGGGGAGACAGCCGGAACCGTGCTGGGGACATTTCTGGCGGTAATGCTTCCAGCTGCCCTGGTTAGCGATCTCCATAAGAAGGTACGTCTTCGGGAGCAGAATATCAGCTTTGAACTGCCGGAGCTGCTGAACAGCATTGTGCTTCTCGTAGGTGCAGGAGAAACAGTGCAGCGGGCGATCATCCGCTGTGTGGACAGCCGCAAGGGGGATACATCGCACCCGCTCTATAAGGAACTGCACCAAATGACTGCCGAGTGGGACAGCGGCTATTCGTTCCAGCAGGCTTTTGAGAATTTCAGCAAACGCTGTGCGGTACAGGAGGTCTCACTGTTCACCACCACGGTGCTGCTTAATTACCGCAGAGGCGGAGCCGATTTTGTCCTGGCACTGCGCGATCTCTCGCGGATGCTGTGGGAGAAACGGAAGGCGATCAGCCGGACGCGCGGGGAACAGGCTTCCTCGAAGCTGGTTTTTCCGATGGTAGTCATCTTTTTAATTGTCATTGTGCTGGTGGGGACGCCGGCGTTCATGATGCTCAAAATGTAG
- a CDS encoding Flp1 family type IVb pilin, with protein sequence MMSSMLAGAVQSFWKDEEGLGTLEMIMIIAVLIAVVLLFKDKIQEVVEALIETAGEKSQKVFD encoded by the coding sequence ATGATGAGTTCAATGCTGGCGGGAGCTGTACAAAGCTTTTGGAAGGACGAGGAAGGACTCGGCACGCTGGAGATGATTATGATTATTGCTGTGCTGATTGCGGTCGTCCTTCTCTTCAAGGACAAGATTCAGGAGGTAGTGGAAGCTCTGATTGAGACGGCTGGTGAAAAGAGCCAGAAAGTATTCGATTGA
- a CDS encoding TadE family protein gives MSTHRKDEGSFTVEASLLLPIIMCITMLLLFFCLYSYQKSMLLQIASAAAERAAYNWDNTHKETKGAYPVGEYDPLYWRIGDDALLSSLFGIGAPDGGAAITLPAAKDGGTLPVVKLEHASGMVPANMPGEMKYAYSLAGRQISAELKRMLNLPVLDGILSDKAVPVVQAQSVVAEPVEFIRTVDLMRYYGAKFKGGPDGAKSGTGMEKKNAAIMLNKLH, from the coding sequence TTGAGCACGCATCGGAAAGATGAGGGCAGTTTCACTGTAGAAGCCTCTCTATTGCTGCCGATTATTATGTGCATCACTATGCTGCTGCTGTTCTTCTGTCTATACAGCTATCAGAAGTCGATGCTGCTGCAGATCGCTTCAGCCGCTGCGGAGCGTGCGGCTTACAACTGGGATAACACCCACAAAGAAACGAAGGGTGCTTACCCCGTTGGCGAATACGACCCGCTGTATTGGCGCATTGGCGATGATGCTCTGCTCTCCTCTTTATTCGGCATCGGCGCACCTGACGGTGGAGCAGCCATTACGCTCCCTGCCGCCAAGGATGGAGGCACTCTGCCTGTGGTGAAGCTGGAGCACGCATCCGGTATGGTGCCGGCAAATATGCCGGGCGAGATGAAATATGCCTATAGCCTCGCAGGCCGGCAAATCAGCGCAGAGCTGAAGCGGATGCTGAATTTGCCTGTGCTCGATGGGATTCTCTCCGATAAGGCCGTGCCAGTAGTACAGGCCCAGTCTGTGGTTGCTGAACCGGTTGAATTTATCCGTACCGTTGATCTTATGCGTTATTACGGTGCCAAATTCAAAGGCGGGCCAGACGGTGCCAAGTCAGGAACAGGGATGGAAAAGAAGAATGCAGCGATTATGTTGAACAAGCTGCACTGA
- a CDS encoding TadE/TadG family type IV pilus assembly protein: protein MKQRFRKRRRPGCEGSMVVEAAMVLPMFLLFVLFLIFIVQMSLYSTALQSTASDTVKVISAHMYPAALAVQQQEAGKEGDAAPGSGGEADASGAAGSSDKWSIPRLSLEEWSDSYVADLPEPVADWVRSAVKRGEDPLQKLQAEASEGALDLAFKPVMKPYLSTDWLEYDRIHVSNVIVPDLKTGSRPYFGLVVSYELPMRVPFLNQQIVLEASSVERLWIGNTDAGDEEDGSGGGKDHNSIVILEKPNPGVANHQGRIRVKIPPNASASLSIFYKSGQSTAKYLGWKQADENGYIDWEWKIGVNTTPGTWRFVIQLQDGTSLEAAFTVVKKIQAEEGEK, encoded by the coding sequence GTGAAGCAAAGGTTCCGGAAGCGGAGAAGACCGGGGTGTGAAGGCAGCATGGTGGTGGAAGCCGCTATGGTCCTCCCTATGTTTTTGCTTTTTGTCCTGTTCCTGATCTTCATTGTGCAGATGTCCTTATACTCGACTGCTCTGCAGAGCACAGCTTCGGATACGGTGAAGGTCATCTCGGCCCATATGTATCCTGCTGCACTGGCTGTGCAGCAACAGGAAGCCGGCAAAGAAGGAGACGCTGCCCCGGGCTCAGGCGGAGAAGCAGATGCTTCTGGAGCTGCCGGATCTTCGGATAAATGGAGCATCCCCCGGCTCTCGCTTGAGGAGTGGAGTGACAGCTATGTGGCAGACCTCCCGGAACCGGTCGCTGATTGGGTCCGTTCAGCCGTGAAGCGGGGGGAAGACCCCTTGCAGAAATTGCAGGCAGAGGCATCTGAAGGAGCGCTGGATCTGGCGTTCAAGCCTGTAATGAAGCCCTATCTGTCAACAGACTGGCTGGAATATGACCGCATTCATGTTTCAAATGTGATTGTCCCGGACCTTAAAACTGGGTCGCGGCCATACTTTGGACTTGTGGTGAGCTATGAACTGCCAATGAGGGTACCTTTTCTGAATCAGCAAATCGTGCTTGAGGCCAGTTCGGTGGAGCGTCTCTGGATAGGAAATACAGATGCCGGAGATGAAGAGGACGGTTCAGGGGGCGGGAAAGATCATAACTCCATTGTTATTCTGGAGAAGCCAAACCCCGGAGTGGCCAATCACCAGGGCAGGATTCGGGTCAAGATTCCGCCCAATGCTTCAGCCAGCTTGTCTATCTTCTATAAAAGCGGTCAGAGCACAGCCAAATACTTGGGTTGGAAGCAGGCAGATGAGAATGGATATATCGATTGGGAATGGAAAATTGGGGTGAATACTACACCGGGCACATGGCGTTTTGTTATCCAGCTGCAGGATGGCACCTCGCTGGAGGCAGCTTTTACAGTGGTGAAAAAAATTCAGGCGGAAGAAGGGGAAAAGTAA
- a CDS encoding A24 family peptidase, with product MAAWAFWSCLPFLAAALLTDIRSMRIPNWITLPLLVAGLIVQGMMNGRQGFLISICGAGTGFLLLLIMHLLGAVGAGDVKLFAGIGAWTGALFTLQVTVYSVLIGAVIGWIIVFSRRETGRRIRGIISRSAGFLMFRDHRLLRRRSDDLLKFPFMLAVVPGFICAYLYL from the coding sequence ATGGCGGCATGGGCATTCTGGAGCTGTCTGCCCTTCTTGGCAGCGGCGCTCCTTACAGATATCCGCTCCATGAGGATACCGAACTGGATCACGCTTCCGCTCCTGGTGGCCGGGCTGATTGTGCAGGGGATGATGAACGGACGCCAAGGATTTCTGATATCCATATGCGGCGCAGGCACAGGGTTTCTGCTCCTGCTGATCATGCATCTTCTGGGTGCAGTTGGCGCAGGAGATGTGAAGCTTTTTGCGGGAATCGGTGCCTGGACGGGGGCGCTGTTCACCTTGCAGGTTACTGTCTATTCTGTATTGATCGGAGCAGTGATCGGATGGATCATTGTTTTTTCCAGACGGGAAACAGGAAGACGCATTCGAGGGATTATCAGCAGAAGTGCCGGATTTTTAATGTTCCGGGATCACCGGCTATTGAGGAGGCGAAGCGATGATCTGTTGAAATTCCCTTTTATGCTGGCGGTTGTTCCAGGGTTCATCTGTGCTTATTTGTACTTATAG
- a CDS encoding DUF6382 domain-containing protein encodes MFGLSRDFVQRDGISMLLSKPGGIRPDELNMVQARMLMNTGIPHHLRLQLKEINLQVTLDYALSRRKMLSHLLKGDKLGMPDFFGLLLQIAVGMEEGRLYMLSAEQYVLHEDYIFIEGPLRSGKVHLTYLPLQAAEFPVSAGEALKSLIMALMASIRELSGDGVQKLLQYCGEGEFTPAGLKELLAGMLTDGEGANRFTDTAPAGPSSVWADTNGPAERGIREATGTAPSVASAVPVQSRTGEGFGNAASEIQKPASWMSGYPRLKLNEQQPLQQPDDGDMESSTSPVPSAYRTYTVLGGVLADAVLWKFLYLDNPKPLWMAVCAIATLVLGVFCWLVWSGRLILGGGRQEEETEDGMEAIHRRNHRELEWHFGRPPAVSTVSAAVPDIKVSSQKLEIPARANAQAANSKAPVQERSQLLIPVPMPVEATALLQDDLPSENVRTQRGGHTVPYLERVQENESGLPEKIELNRPSFLIGRSPEVAQYVEKSEGVSRVHAEILKSAGGYILKDLDSRNGTLFQGEAMIPYKEYPLTEGAVFTIIKGCYTFRSA; translated from the coding sequence TTGTTTGGATTAAGCCGTGATTTTGTACAGCGGGACGGCATCTCGATGCTGCTCAGCAAACCTGGGGGAATAAGGCCGGATGAGCTCAATATGGTTCAGGCCCGTATGCTGATGAATACCGGGATTCCACATCATCTCCGGCTGCAGCTCAAAGAAATCAATTTGCAGGTAACCCTTGATTATGCGCTTTCCCGCCGGAAAATGCTCAGTCATCTTCTGAAGGGGGACAAGCTGGGCATGCCCGATTTCTTCGGACTGCTGCTGCAGATTGCAGTAGGGATGGAGGAGGGACGGTTATATATGCTGAGTGCTGAGCAGTATGTGCTGCATGAAGATTACATTTTTATCGAAGGACCTCTGCGCAGCGGCAAGGTGCATCTTACTTATCTTCCTCTGCAGGCTGCAGAATTTCCGGTGAGTGCAGGAGAAGCGCTGAAGTCACTGATTATGGCCCTTATGGCGTCTATAAGAGAATTGTCCGGTGATGGAGTGCAAAAACTGCTGCAATACTGCGGGGAAGGAGAGTTCACTCCGGCCGGATTGAAGGAACTGCTAGCCGGAATGCTGACGGACGGTGAGGGGGCAAACAGGTTCACAGATACTGCACCGGCGGGGCCAAGTTCAGTTTGGGCGGATACAAACGGGCCGGCAGAGAGAGGTATTCGGGAAGCGACTGGCACAGCGCCAAGCGTTGCATCTGCTGTTCCTGTACAGAGCCGGACGGGGGAGGGGTTCGGGAATGCGGCATCGGAGATTCAAAAACCTGCTTCATGGATGAGTGGTTACCCGCGACTCAAGCTAAATGAGCAGCAGCCACTGCAGCAGCCGGATGATGGGGATATGGAGAGCAGCACGTCTCCCGTCCCCTCTGCCTACAGAACCTATACGGTGCTTGGAGGGGTTTTGGCTGATGCAGTATTGTGGAAGTTTCTTTATTTGGACAATCCTAAGCCGCTTTGGATGGCCGTCTGCGCAATAGCCACGCTGGTACTGGGTGTATTTTGCTGGCTGGTCTGGAGCGGAAGACTGATTTTAGGTGGCGGGAGACAGGAAGAAGAGACTGAAGACGGTATGGAGGCTATACACCGGAGAAATCACAGGGAGCTGGAATGGCATTTTGGCCGGCCTCCCGCAGTTTCCACCGTGTCGGCTGCTGTTCCAGACATTAAAGTGTCTTCGCAGAAATTGGAAATCCCTGCCCGCGCTAATGCTCAAGCTGCGAATTCGAAGGCGCCGGTGCAGGAAAGAAGCCAACTCCTAATACCCGTGCCAATGCCAGTGGAAGCTACAGCCCTGCTGCAGGACGATCTGCCTTCTGAGAATGTAAGGACACAGAGAGGAGGACATACAGTACCCTACCTTGAAAGGGTCCAGGAGAATGAGAGCGGGCTTCCGGAAAAAATCGAACTGAACCGCCCCAGCTTTCTTATTGGCCGATCTCCTGAAGTAGCGCAGTATGTGGAGAAGTCCGAAGGAGTTTCGAGAGTTCATGCGGAGATCCTCAAAAGCGCGGGAGGATATATCCTGAAGGATCTGGACTCCAGAAACGGCACGTTGTTTCAAGGGGAGGCAATGATCCCTTATAAGGAATATCCGCTGACAGAAGGGGCTGTGTTCACGATAATAAAAGGCTGCTATACCTTCCGATCAGCCTGA
- a CDS encoding TIGR01777 family oxidoreductase: MKYLICGGSGFIGRELTEYWLQGGHQIIVVGRKQPESRTAAHPALSFLTWDSLASHPELAYGADALVNLAGSSLSQRWSPSGKKSIMQSRLETVSAIAKLLNALQNKPPVVIQSSAIAIYGTSLEDTYDETSPVHVMDFPSEVVEAWEGAADEAYKGVRVVKLRTGVVLGNESGAFPKMKLPYMLGFGGKIGSGKQWLSWIDLTDIVRLIDFCVQTPGIEGPVNATAPHPVTNEAFGKMIGKVYHRPHWFPIPAFLLKTAVGELSEILLKGQRVLPSKALEHGFTFTYPTLQPALEHLKAE, from the coding sequence ATGAAATACCTAATCTGTGGGGGCAGCGGCTTCATCGGACGTGAGCTTACCGAATACTGGCTGCAGGGCGGGCATCAGATCATTGTTGTCGGCCGCAAACAGCCTGAATCTCGAACTGCTGCCCATCCGGCCCTAAGCTTTCTTACTTGGGACAGTCTGGCTTCACATCCGGAGCTTGCCTATGGCGCGGATGCCCTGGTCAATCTTGCCGGTTCCTCACTGAGCCAGCGCTGGAGTCCAAGCGGCAAGAAGTCCATTATGCAGTCGCGTCTTGAAACCGTTTCAGCAATAGCCAAGCTGCTGAACGCGCTGCAAAATAAGCCTCCTGTGGTTATTCAGTCCTCCGCAATAGCTATTTACGGCACTTCATTGGAGGACACATATGACGAAACCTCTCCAGTCCATGTGATGGATTTCCCGTCCGAGGTTGTGGAAGCCTGGGAAGGAGCTGCAGACGAAGCCTACAAGGGCGTAAGAGTAGTCAAACTGCGCACTGGCGTAGTGCTGGGCAACGAGAGCGGTGCTTTTCCCAAGATGAAGCTGCCCTACATGCTTGGCTTTGGCGGTAAAATCGGCAGCGGTAAGCAGTGGCTGTCCTGGATCGATCTTACCGATATCGTCCGGCTAATCGATTTCTGCGTGCAAACTCCCGGTATTGAAGGCCCTGTCAATGCAACTGCCCCGCACCCTGTAACCAATGAAGCATTCGGCAAAATGATCGGCAAAGTCTATCATCGCCCCCACTGGTTCCCTATTCCTGCCTTCCTGCTCAAGACAGCCGTAGGCGAGCTGTCGGAAATCCTCCTGAAAGGCCAGCGGGTGCTCCCTTCCAAAGCCTTAGAACATGGATTTACTTTTACTTATCCAACCTTGCAGCCGGCGCTGGAGCATCTGAAAGCGGAATAA
- a CDS encoding DUF2621 domain-containing protein — MFSKSSLGLLSATPSNWFMNSIAFWTFLLLGCMCIGGYFMFRKFLKVLPKADGKSKLDWQNYWVERSRPLWSDEMKTFLDQLVQPVPSPFRDIAKHSIAAEIGKIAVESHAPEVTREHCIKGYIVATPRRDNRFLISFLEKNGIDYSPYQHLIK; from the coding sequence ATGTTTTCAAAATCAAGCTTAGGCCTGCTGTCAGCAACACCGAGCAACTGGTTTATGAACTCCATCGCATTTTGGACTTTTTTGCTGCTGGGCTGCATGTGCATCGGCGGCTATTTTATGTTCCGCAAGTTCCTAAAAGTGCTGCCCAAAGCCGACGGCAAATCCAAGCTGGACTGGCAGAATTATTGGGTCGAACGCAGCCGTCCACTGTGGAGCGATGAGATGAAGACTTTTCTGGATCAGCTCGTGCAGCCCGTGCCAAGTCCTTTCCGCGATATCGCCAAGCATTCCATAGCTGCCGAGATTGGCAAAATCGCAGTAGAGAGCCATGCGCCGGAGGTTACCCGCGAGCACTGTATCAAAGGGTATATCGTGGCTACACCACGGCGCGACAACCGTTTTCTGATTAGTTTCCTGGAAAAAAACGGTATTGATTATTCTCCTTATCAGCACCTGATTAAATAA
- a CDS encoding deoxyribonuclease IV, protein MLKIGSHVSCADKGLLSAANEANEYGSTSFMIYTGAPQNTRRKPIESMYPAEGKQAMKDNGVEEIVVHAPYIINLGSYKESTYQLAVDFLQEEIRRTHALEVKHIVLHPGAYTDKDAEYGVQRIADGLNEVLGGTNETEVHIALETMAGKGTEVGRSFEEIASIIDKVVHNERLSICLDTCHIHDAGYDIVGDLDGVLQQFDQVIGLNRLGVIHINDSKNPRGAGKDRHTPIGSGYIGFETINKVVHHEALAGLPFILETPWIGKDAKKVRPMYEVEIALLRGTVAERFGAEFLNEVEELHAFFAKQELDPRQYVLNVWELLKNDAKAKKADPREPLERLYDTVAAAQLFPQLSEEAVNQRLIAWLAGKQLLVNA, encoded by the coding sequence ATGCTTAAAATAGGTTCACATGTGTCCTGTGCGGACAAGGGTCTCCTGAGTGCGGCCAATGAAGCAAATGAGTACGGATCGACCTCGTTTATGATATATACAGGTGCGCCGCAGAACACGCGCCGCAAGCCTATTGAATCGATGTATCCCGCTGAAGGCAAGCAGGCGATGAAGGATAATGGTGTGGAAGAAATTGTAGTCCATGCTCCTTACATCATCAACTTGGGTTCTTACAAGGAAAGCACATATCAATTGGCTGTTGACTTTCTCCAGGAGGAAATCCGCCGTACGCATGCGCTTGAAGTGAAGCATATCGTGCTGCATCCGGGAGCATACACGGACAAAGATGCTGAATATGGAGTGCAGCGGATTGCAGATGGTCTGAACGAGGTGCTTGGCGGTACGAACGAGACGGAAGTGCACATTGCTCTGGAGACAATGGCCGGCAAAGGAACAGAGGTTGGCCGCAGCTTCGAGGAGATTGCCTCCATTATCGACAAAGTCGTTCATAACGAACGGCTGTCCATTTGTCTCGATACCTGCCACATCCATGATGCCGGATATGATATTGTCGGCGATCTGGATGGTGTGCTGCAGCAGTTTGACCAGGTCATTGGCCTGAACCGGCTGGGTGTAATCCATATTAATGACAGCAAAAATCCGCGCGGGGCGGGAAAAGACCGCCATACGCCGATTGGCTCGGGCTATATTGGCTTTGAGACTATCAACAAGGTGGTCCATCACGAAGCCCTTGCAGGTCTGCCGTTCATTCTGGAGACTCCTTGGATCGGGAAAGATGCGAAGAAGGTGCGCCCGATGTACGAAGTGGAAATTGCCCTGCTGCGCGGCACAGTGGCTGAACGGTTCGGGGCGGAGTTCCTGAATGAGGTGGAAGAGCTGCATGCTTTTTTTGCCAAGCAGGAGCTTGATCCCCGCCAGTACGTGCTGAATGTATGGGAACTGCTGAAGAACGATGCCAAGGCCAAAAAGGCAGACCCGCGTGAACCGCTGGAACGTCTGTACGATACGGTTGCTGCCGCACAGCTGTTTCCTCAGCTTAGTGAAGAAGCGGTCAATCAACGGCTGATCGCTTGGCTGGCAGGCAAGCAGCTGCTCGTGAACGCTTAA
- the purU gene encoding formyltetrahydrofolate deformylase, whose translation MELHVKREHSLSGQYPNRARMLISCPDGPGIVAAVSHFLYQHGANIVQSDQYTMDPDGGMFFMRVEFDLPKLDERIDEVRSIFGGVAERFKMNWQIFNVSQKKRLAIFVSKEDHCLVELLWQWQAGDLDADIALVVSNHTDMQAYVESFGIPFHHIPVTADTKAEAEQRQLEVIGDDIDVIILARYMQIISPSFIEHYRHRIINIHHSFLPAFVGGKPYAQAYQRGVKIIGATAHYVTEELDGGPIIEQDVQRVSHSDDVNELKRIGRTIERVVLARAVKWHIEDRILVHHNKTVVFN comes from the coding sequence ATGGAATTGCATGTAAAAAGAGAGCATTCGTTAAGCGGACAATACCCTAACCGGGCTCGGATGCTGATCTCCTGTCCAGACGGACCGGGTATTGTGGCTGCTGTGTCGCATTTTCTATACCAGCATGGTGCGAATATTGTCCAGTCGGATCAATATACCATGGACCCGGATGGCGGAATGTTTTTTATGAGAGTGGAGTTTGACCTGCCCAAGTTGGATGAGCGGATTGATGAAGTGCGTTCGATCTTCGGCGGGGTTGCGGAACGGTTCAAGATGAACTGGCAAATATTCAATGTAAGCCAAAAGAAACGGCTGGCTATCTTTGTCTCCAAAGAGGATCATTGTCTGGTTGAGCTGCTTTGGCAGTGGCAGGCCGGAGATCTGGATGCCGATATCGCTCTGGTTGTCAGCAACCATACAGATATGCAGGCATATGTGGAGTCCTTCGGCATTCCGTTCCACCATATTCCGGTTACGGCAGACACCAAGGCAGAAGCGGAACAGCGCCAGCTTGAGGTCATTGGAGATGATATTGACGTTATTATTCTGGCACGCTACATGCAGATTATCTCGCCCTCGTTCATAGAGCATTACCGCCATCGGATCATCAATATCCATCATTCGTTCCTTCCGGCGTTCGTAGGCGGCAAGCCCTATGCCCAGGCCTATCAGCGCGGGGTGAAGATCATTGGTGCAACGGCCCACTATGTCACTGAAGAGCTGGACGGCGGTCCGATTATTGAGCAGGATGTGCAGCGGGTCAGCCACAGTGATGATGTGAACGAGCTGAAACGCATCGGACGCACGATCGAGCGGGTTGTTTTGGCCCGGGCGGTCAAATGGCACATCGAAGACAGAATTCTTGTCCATCACAACAAAACAGTGGTTTTTAATTAA
- a CDS encoding SAF domain-containing protein gives MASQRGHLLRRNYLFAFLILAVGFGGLLGYDLYFKPYVLSRTVVKIKVAEGSFLPKNYELKPSDLYLDSVQTKDIPSGVITDIRQVEDKITNVNLTNGSILTASLVDVSDLEPQQDEGIFPIPKEAIYAINGSLRSRDKVDIYLVEGDSANQSRSGRYGSATAGSTNSGTAGTPAGGGAAAETAANTAITGAASTAGAANTRPSVPARKVFLTGVTVNYVRTEDNNDVQDSENGNTNNRFTSTGKVAAPELKLKKSDGELLGQYLEQGKKLWIVRVE, from the coding sequence TTGGCTTCTCAGCGGGGACATCTGTTAAGACGCAATTATTTGTTTGCTTTTCTCATTCTGGCAGTCGGCTTCGGCGGCCTGCTCGGTTACGATCTGTATTTCAAGCCGTACGTGCTGTCGCGAACTGTGGTCAAGATCAAAGTGGCCGAGGGCAGCTTTTTGCCCAAAAATTATGAACTTAAACCAAGTGACCTCTATCTGGATTCCGTCCAGACCAAGGATATCCCCTCAGGGGTGATTACGGATATCCGTCAGGTGGAGGACAAGATCACAAACGTAAACTTGACAAATGGGAGTATTCTGACGGCATCCCTGGTGGATGTCAGTGACCTGGAGCCGCAGCAGGACGAGGGGATTTTTCCTATTCCCAAGGAGGCAATATACGCGATCAACGGTTCGCTGCGCAGCAGAGACAAGGTGGATATTTATCTGGTCGAAGGCGATTCAGCGAATCAATCGCGGAGTGGCCGGTATGGCTCTGCAACGGCTGGTAGTACAAACTCTGGCACTGCGGGAACACCAGCGGGGGGAGGAGCAGCCGCAGAAACCGCAGCCAACACAGCAATCACAGGAGCCGCAAGCACCGCAGGAGCCGCAAACACTCGGCCTTCCGTGCCTGCACGCAAAGTATTCCTAACCGGAGTCACAGTTAATTATGTAAGGACAGAAGACAACAATGATGTTCAGGATTCGGAGAATGGCAACACGAACAACCGTTTCACCTCAACCGGCAAGGTGGCAGCACCTGAGCTCAAGCTGAAAAAAAGCGACGGCGAGCTGCTGGGACAATATTTGGAGCAGGGGAAGAAGCTGTGGATTGTGCGTGTGGAGTAA